From the Argentina anserina chromosome 3, drPotAnse1.1, whole genome shotgun sequence genome, the window CCTCATCCTAGCACAACCCAAGAacaatattatcaacatttaCAGTACAACCAACATATATACCATAGCTGTCATGAAACAATGGTCATAAATTACCTGTACTCGCTCTGCCTTAGCAGTCAAACCAAGCAAAAGAAGCAGATAACCACCAAATTTGTCCCACATATATACCCATTCAGTATCAATTGCCTCTTCCAAAGCCAATATTCGTGCATGAGCACACATCTCTCTCCTGTGATCAATACTACTAGTTGGCTCATGGCGGAAAGTCCTTCCATATCTCATCCTCCCGAAGAATGATCCTGCAACTAGCTCCTCATTTCTTAAGCGATCTCTCAATTTCATGACATCTGCTCTGGGAAGCACAAAATTTCCTGCCCTATCACGCATTATTGTGGGATCTCCAACTAAAAGAGCAGCTGAACTGGCAGACCTCTGTGGAGCCGAATAAGTTCCAGATAAAGCATTTCTAGTCTGCATGGTTCAGAAAATAACTCTCGttataaaacaaaatgaaaactcaGCAATTAAAGACAAGATTATATTTGCGCAGGTAAGAGGTTTATTATGGTGTAACGGTTAAGTGCTAGTTACTCTATGGTGATAGTAAATTTTAGTACTCATTTAGTCATAGATTTATAAACATTATATTAAATCTTAACAGCCAAATGCCACGAGGAAGGACACACATTTCTGATAAGTATTGCAGTTAGTTGCAATACTGCTATAATATCCAACTGATAACTTTTAGCAATATTGTTTTTAATCTggaaaataaaactataatttattaaaataaatgtacTACAAACAACGTGGacaaaagtaaaaacaaaactgaAGATGCAATAGCTTATCAGAACACAAGAACTTGTacatgtttgtttcttttatgtACATATGGGAAATTAACGATAATGCTTGAAGAACAGCTCATAATAATAATACTACTCATACCTTGGTGGCAGATCTAGCAATAGCTTGAACAACAGTTTCTTTACTAAGAAAGTGAACGGCATCTTCCATCATCTAGACATGAAAAGGAACATTTAGTTAGACAAAAGAACCACAACAATATGAGATTCAGATTTTTCATTATATAGAAACAAGAAATATATTGTAAAGATCTTGACTTCTTGAGGCATCAAAGACACAatgtttttttcaatattaCAATGTGGATTCAAGAGCCAAGGGAAAATTTTCATAGAAACTGCACAAACCTTGAGGGTCAAGCAAGGACGAGAGAAGGCAAACCCAAAAGATACAACAAGAGTAATTGCTGATACTGCGGCACCAGCAAATGGCGGATAAATCTTCAAACTCGCAACAACACCCCAGCCCTCAGTTGCCAATGCTATCCCATAAAGCACAAGAAATGCAGCACTAATATGGAACATAAATAATAAGTATCAGACAGAAACATATGATCAAGCTAAACTGCATGATGCTGACAAGAAGTGAAAATTACACAGGATATCGGACAGACCTGACATTCTTTGCACAATCTGCATGAGCATCATAAACATAAACAGGGAGAACTCTTGGAGAATAAACAACAATAGGAGGTGAAAGAAGAACCTGCACCAAAAGTCATGTAACACAAATCAAAGGAAGTTAGATAATAGAGACAagatgaaaataaatactGGTATGAGCATCTAAAATAATACAGATATATTCAATTGAACTCACAGTCAATGCTCTCCCAgcaagaagaaacaaaaacaaaaagtagCCAACAGAAGCACCAACGAATGGTTTATCTGAATGAAGTGAGAAAAGATGATAGGATTAGTACTTAAGTGTTAAGACAGTGATGCAATAATAACGTCACATACACAATTGTTTTTACCTTCAAACCATCCAACAAGAAGTGCAGCCAGTGCCAAAAGAAATGCGaggaaacaaacaaaaaatgtCTGGGCCCTTGTCAAATAAAAGTTGTTTGAGGCCCAGTGATGTATAGCACCAATAGCCAGTACAATCATGAGAAGAACCAAAAGAAATGATACCCCAATCTGCTGACAAGTAACAACCAAGCCTGTTAGAGAGCCAACTACTTCAAAGCATATAGAATTTGGGAAAATAATTGTGTCCGATCTTACCGTCCATGGTGAAACTACAACTATCAATGCTGATATAGCTCcaagcagaagaagaagaccgaTGGTTACAAAGATATATACACCCCGAGAAAGCTTCCAATTATCATCCTTCCtggaaaataaattttataacATTTCACCACAATGTCTAAACACAATAAGCCAAGGATTTCAACCACAAAACAGTTACAAGAACAAGGAGTTCacttaccatttatacaaccCTGAGCACAGAGACAGAAATGCTGGAATGCAAATTAAGGGAAGTAAAGCAGCAAGGAAATCACCCTTTGTTGGAACTTCGTCATCTCTAGATTTCACAATCTCAATGTAGGATGCACCAGAAAATGACACAAGGACAACTACAAAAAGAGGGGAGTTccataaaaacataaaaaagacTTCAAGTACTGATAATGTTCGatagaaaggaaaaaaaaggtcTTAAAGCAAGAAAATTCAGAAAAACTTACCCGTAAATATCCCGACACAAACAGCAGAAAACAGAGAGAACCTGTAGGTTGCAAACCATGAAACAATCGGCAGTACACCAGTAACCACTAAAGCAATGGCAGAGGCCATAGCCCAGCCAATATACACAGATGATGCATAAGGAGAGGTAAAGCTTTTCTGTTCACCCGTCCACCCTTTGTATCCCAAGTCATCCAAGGGCTTTGCAGACACTATTGCGCCGAGAGCAAACACAGATCCAGTAAATAAAACTGTGCAGAAGACAAGAACAACACCCTGACAAAGTACACAATGAATTAGAATTGCGCGGAATTTCAAGTAAACTATAAATTAAGAGTGAAAGTTAGAAGAAAAGCTGCTATTCAAGCAAATGAAGTGAGACACCTACAGAAAATGAATCTGAACCTTGAAGTACACAAAAATTTTGAACCTTAATCTACATCAATGTCATATTAGCTATTACCAAGTAAAAATGAAGCCTATGAACACATATTCAGCATATAAGATATACATCATGGTCCTACATATATACCATGATATGACATATATAGAGATAAATTGTTCTCTCCATACTACCACCCTTCATACACCATAATAGTTCCGGAAATGACAATTTTAGCTTTTGGATAGTGtttatttatgatttatatattttaaatgaaCAACGGATTAAGCAGTGGGATATAAGAGCAACGAAATCTACGTCAGACCATGTCATGCACCCATTAAGAGCAAACCATATAAATTTTCAGTGCTCAAGAGTAGAATAAAACTTGGTGTAAAATGCATAAAGTAAACACCTCTTTTGTTCCATGAATTTGATGGTTCCCTGCAGGACCTGCTGAATGTGATTGAGGAACCCAAAACTGGTAGCCATTACGGTTCCATGTAGGAATGGCAACAGAGAGGCATGCCACCATGAGGGGAACAGTCAAGGACAATCCCAGAAGAACTGATGATTTGCTGCAAAAGAAATAACATTTATTTAATGATACAGGAAACAAACCAACCAGTTAGGGGCAGTTGCTATTATTTGGCATTAGACCAATTGGTAGCTTGCTTCATACATTTTTGCAAATAGTGCATGAAACGAATGGGCATATTGACAGGATGTCCAcatcagaaaaaaaacaaataaaaataaaagaagaaaaaagaaggcaGGAAAGAGTTTAAAAACATAAACTATATTTGCCTCCCAAATAAAaagtttgaaaagaaaaaacaagaacaCTGAAACAGTTTCCCACAAACTAACACTCCCAAAGCACATGAACTGTTTTACGACTTCAAAAATCCTCCGGTTTCTGTCTATCTAGAGGCTTGATATTGAATTTCTAGGCTTCATCTTAAATAGACACTGGTTTGGCAATAAAGAAAGATAATACTTGAGCGATTAAGTGAAAAGAACATACCTTAAGAAGGAAAGCAATAATCCAACACAGGTGCTCAGCAGCCAAGCAACAAAACCATACTGAAGAAACACAGCATTATAAAAGTCAACATAAGCAATAAAATGGAATTTTCAGAGGCAAACAAAATTGCCACAGTACAATCAATATGAGCAGAATGATATATCAAAACCATCATCCAAACAAAGATAAATATTAAAGTTAGTTGGGGAGGATGAGAAGAAAGGATATCACCAGATTCCAACCCAATAAAATATTACAGCAAAGTACCTTGCGTGGTTTAGAGGTCATGGTCATTTCCTCTGCTTGAAGTGATCGAAGAAAAGCCATGATTGAACAGACAACAGGAGATAACAGGAGCACCGCAAACCCAAATTCAAACTGTAAGGGCAAATTTTCATAAGTTTCGTAGTAGTAAGTAACAACAGGTGTTTATATAATAAACTTATGAACTACCACAATCATAATGTAGAGTATAACAAGCCCTTAGTCACCTGTTGATGGGTTGCATTTATGATTTTGATTATCTTTGGACGGACAATTGCAACAGCAATTGTTTCGAGGatgaaaacaaaactaaagagAACCCATGCTCTCTCTGGGGTACCTACAACATGGTGCAAAACAAGCCTAGATAATTGGAGCCATTTTTCAAGCCCATGAAGCCTCAGTTCTTCTGATAAAGAGATTTGATTGGGTAAACCATTTTCCACACTGTTTGAGTCAGCTAGGGTAATATCTGTATTGTCACGATGATCTCTATCAGCATCCAAACTACTTCTTTGAAGTAAAGCCAGAATGGTTGGATCCAAGCTCTTCTCCTTCAACATCATAGCAAAGTTAGGATCTAATCCTTTATCCTGCAAAAGATTAACTAGTTCAAGGTCACCTGGCCTTCCCCTCTTCTTTAGCATAGATGTTATCCTGGGGTCATTAAACCTTTCTTGCAACGCAAAAGTTAAATTCAAATCTAAAGTTTGCTGATTTGCAGAATTTGATGCACTGGATTCACAACCTTGGCTTTCAAGACCACTGCTAGAACAAACCACAAGGGTGCTATTCTGATCGCAATTCTTGTCAGTATAGGACGTTCCAACTTCAGGTTCTTGGATGACTGAACGACAGGAACTGCTACACAATGCTATACTTGGCCTCCCACTATCTATGCTTTTATCACTATTTAACCCCTCATGAGAACTCGCAGTTCGTAATAGAACATTACTCCAGTTGTTAGCATCAACTGTACTCTGTGTTGTGCTCCTGTTACTTGCTTCAACAACATTACCGAGGCACCCTGCTTCAACACTACTACTGCATTTCATGCTTGAGCCACAACCTTCAGACGAGCTTGATGAACTGTTCTGTTCTTTTTTGCGAAAACCCTCTCTCAGGCGGATCACAGTACTCTGTAAGGCATCTCTCCTTGCAGCCAATGGGTTTGTCACAGATAGATGGCGAGAAACAGAAGCACCTAATAAAACAGATGCTACAACTGCATAACTAATGCAGTGCCCCAAGTACCTGAGAAAAAGAAATGGCAATATTGATGATGACCATGAGAAACCAAAGCAGTGCCATTACAATTAAAGTAAAGATGCACAAACCAGTAGTGAACGCCGAAGCAAATGAGAAATATTCGAGATGTTCCGGCAACAAATAACGCTGCAACACGACTGTTAAGGAGCTCGAACCCATATAAACATGCACCCATGTTCCAATCTACAGGCAGTATTGatgaaagaaaatcaatacaTAGATCCCATGTGATTCATACAAACAGATAAATCTGGTGATTGATTTACCAAGAATTATAACAGCAGCTGATGTAATGGCTCCAAGCCAACGTGCGTCCTTTGCAGTAAGACCATATAGGATTGAGTACACAAGAAGAACTACAAGTGACCCGAGGTAAAGAAGCCCAAGATGTGAAGCCCTACAATCAAGTTATGAAATGAGAACACGAGTCaagtaattgaaaaaaaaagtgtaggaactggaagaaaaaaaaggtgcACCAAAGGCACAAGTCTATTGAAAAGCCAACATCAGTGAGACTTGATCTAACTATGCCGTCTCCCACTAAAGGAGGGCAAAAACCTACAGCAAGTTCAGAAAGTTTAATAAGATTAGTAGGTTTCGACCATTTATTAACTGCCAAAGTGATATACTGACCATCCCCCTTTTATTCGAAATAGTTTAATAAGTATTTGTAAGGATTAAATAGACCAGCTATTGACTGGAAAGACCTCTGTTCACCGTCCTCTCTATcagaaattatattaatgtGAAACAAAAACTTGATCATATCGGCAAAACGCTGTGAAAGAGGCACATTATTTTCTTTACAAGCATTTGTTAAACAGAGGACCAGGTAAAAGAAGAACTGAGAAGAAATTCAAAGTCGGACTAGCACTCCTAACTTAGAGCAACTAAAAGTTCCAGTTATAACTGATAAACTAAAACATGAACATAAGGGGCTTGCCTGTTAGATTGCCGAGGATATAACTCATTCGGGTCTGGTGGTTCTGGTAAACAGGCCACAGGACCCACTTCAATACAATCAGAATAAGCAAATTTATATGCCTTCCTCACATATTCATCGACATCTAATCCATTGCCTGCACATATGAATAGAGATTACAGGAGGAAACAGTTTGATAGCAGAAATTACAGATTATCATTTTAGTTGGATATACATCTTTCAATTGAGAAGCAGAATGCATTAGTATATCATACAAAAGGGGAAAGAATTTGCAAGGTACCATTGAACACCATTCTACATATAAAGAGCATGTTGATTGCCAAGGCAATTGCTGATACGCCAAAAAAGAAACCAGAAGGCGAATACCGCTGAGATGCTTTTGAACCAGCTGTAACGTATACAGCACAGAGCTCATATGCACAGAGAAGGGCAAcagcaagaagaagaagaatagcaACAGCTCCTGTTTAATATAAGATACCAAACAAGTTTAATTCTTGCATAAATCTGTAAAAAGACagtataagaacataaatatgaAAAGCTAACACTTGAATATTTCAAACCACTATAGACACCCGACAAGTAACAAAGTCCATTCACTTATAATGTATGTGGGACAGATATGCGCTATAACTAAGTCTTAAACCATATGAAGACTAAGGTACCATTTGCAATATCAATTATGTGTTCATAAAGGCAAACCTTGCCGGCTTCATTCTTATTATCTCAAGAAATTCAGATCTTACTACCTCTTTGCATTTACTAAACTATCAtatcaagaaaaataaaggtGATACAAAAATTAGGAAAAGGTCCATGAAATACATACTTGAACTCTGCCATTGTGTTCGCCACCAAAGCATGATTGAATAGAAAGCCAGTAGAAGAGCAGTACCAGCCATAATTACAGCCAGACCAATTATATGTCGATCCAATATTACAACCAACCAGCTTCCCCATATAATTAGTACAAGAACTGGAGAAATGACAAGAATCCATGCTGAGATTGAGAGAAAACCACATACTATATCCAGCTGAGGACCATGTAAGATATCTGGCCATTTCCTGGCGAATATCCAACTGAAAAGACAAATGGAGATCACAATTATAATGAGTTAAAGCTGCAGTGATTGAACAAAAAGATTGATTGTACGAATGTGTTTGATTCTTTAAGCATCCAATCATCAAATGACAACAAATACCATTAACGATCATGATAGGGTAGAATGTCGTCACTAGTTTAAAGGAACAAGTAGAAGTTTCCTAGTCATGACATATAATAAAGAGTTCCACCAGGAATGACCTATTATTTATTCTTCACTCGGTCAGGAAAATATCGCACTTTCAAACTGATACAATGACTCTTGTATGCACTCCAGTATATATCATTTGTTAAGCAATCCTGTCGAAAATATGTTAACAGACAGGATAAGTCCAAGTTTCTGACTTCCACAGAACTGTTCCATTTAAACAGTATAGAGCATCCAAACCGTTTGTCCTTTAGATTAGCAAGCCCTCCAATTGGAATTGATCCTTCTTTCACAACTTTGGATGCCAGATGTACATAAACACCAGAAATGCTAATTAGGCACATCTGTGGCCGCACACATCCAATAAATTTAGGGTCTAGGATCAAAATATCAGCTGAAACTCCAACATATTAGTCAATATCTTCTTTCTCAGAAGTGTCAATCTTCAGTCTTTCCCGACAAATGCGCTCATCAATTTCAACAATCAGACATATACGTCCTTCAAATTGAGGAAATATCCTCTAAATTTAGAAAGATATCAAGCATGCAAAGAAAACTATTTTGACAAATCTTTTGGACCCATTAGAATATAATTTAATAGTGTTACCAAAAATGTTCCCTATGAAGTTATCAAAACTCTAAACTTTGTATCCTATCGCTAATGATTAATGAATAAGTATATTGTTGCAAGTGTTGTACACTAACCCAAAATTCTATGAAGGATCAACCAGTATCATTAATTGTAATCTTTGGTTTCCAAACAAAGCCAGAtgtaagagaaaaaaaaaagaatatctAGTTCCCAATTTTGACAATCATAATAAAGAGTTATCAACTAGAAAACAGATGACAACAAATGAAAAATCTTGTGCACTACCAATCTTTCACTAACAAAATCATGTTATCATGACAGCCCAAGGTATACAGCTCGGTACTCTCCAAAAACCGCATGAGCCATGTATTATTAACAGCCTAAGACAATTTCCTCGGGTTTTAAGGAAATCCTGCGGACAAGGATTCTCAAGTTCACACCTACTTCTTCCTTTCTCAATTTTCCGAAACTAAATACAATTTCCAATATTAAAATCTTAATGCATCTCTAATCCTCTAGCTTCTATTGGCTTTGAACAGTACAATGACGAAATTTTAACCAAATTAAAGTTCAGGTCCATACATTATAAGTACAATAGTGATCAAGGTAACACATTTTATCTTATTAGTCTAAGCAATTATTGGAAGAATCTTTTTCCACCACCTGACCTTACttggtttaaaaaaaacaagatgtCTACTGCTGTTAGAcctctcaaaatcaatcggCTGAGTTTGACAACACAAAAGTTGTTTACTCTCCTGTTAGAATTCTCACTCCTAAACACCCAAATCTGTCACAGCCTAGACTCTTCTCGGAACCCCCAAGTTCGACAACTTGAACTCCCACTCAACCCGAAATTTCCAAACTTGCTTACTGATAACTGAAGGTATCCTCCTCAGCCTCTCTATCTATATAACCATGAAACCCAATGGGCAAACCATATGCTACATTTTCCACTGGTATCATGAAACACTAACTAAAATGCATGAATGAACAAGTACATTGATCCAACCATCAACTAGATTCCAGTAGCATAAGTTAAGGTAATGCAGTTAATCTAGTTGTTAAGTGTTGGAATTTAAGTTGATGGAATTAAATTTACCTGTAGATCCTCCAAGGCCTCCAATTGACAAGCCAGAGTATAGAAAATGAAGCAGAACCCAGAACGGAGAAAAGGGTTCCTGAAATCACGCACGCGAGCAGCACGTGACGCTCATCTCCTTCCATGGCTTCCTTGTCTTGTCACTTATACAACACATGCATTTCTCCCCCAACTTCCGATTTCGGCGGAAAGATTCCAACTTTGTGAGTGAGTTGCCCTCAATCCAGTGGCCTCAATTGCCCAGAATGGCACTCAATTCAGGGCAAATGGGTAATTTCGGAAATTTATTCTGAGGTCTGGGACTAGGGTTTGGAGCTGGGCACGAGGTGTGAAGTGAAGCAGgagctgaagaagaagagtgaaAGCCCAGGTTTTGGGTCAATAAGCACACacaggaggaagaagatgatgggATGAAATTAGGGCTTGTTTGGTTAAAAAGATATGAGCTTTAATGTGATGCTTGCTTGGGTTTCCAGAAGGGAGAAAGAGTAAAGATTAAAACCCTACTGAGATGTATGTTTTGTGTCAACTGTCAAGTGAAAAAAGGGAAGGGCtttttcagagagagagacagacagataacaaaaccaaacttaattttcaatttaaattttaaaaaaggaaaaatcaaaaagcaAAGGAGAGTGGCCATTAAAATAACAGCTATCTCTGTGCCCTTGAGGGAACAATGCCCCACTTTGGGACTGTGCTCTTGTGAGCCACGCGCTGATTGAGTGGAAGGAGAGGTCTTGTTGGGGATAGTTGGCTAGTGGCTATTGGGAGGTGGTGTGAGAGTGAGAGTAGGAGTGGGGGAAAGTGGGGTGAACTAGATTTTTCTCACCATTTTCAGACAAGAGAACAAAGCATGAAAATTCAATAAGACTTACCACACAAAAAAGAGGCCACAGTTATGAGTTTAATATGTTGAGGAGTCAAGATTGTTTTGCCATGGGACTGATTTCTTGAAATAGTAGGTGTAGAATAATGTGGTTCCTACTACAGTGTTTGtttaattaagtaaataaTTAGCAGCAGGTGGGTTTAATTTCTCTAGTATTATAATTCTTGTGATTGACTTGTGGTCTTTGACACTAACAGAAGGAGGAGaatgatttgcttttgaattaattgagTCGTGTTTGCTGCTACGTCAATTGTCAAATCAAATGCAAGGCAAACCAGAGCTAATATAGCCAACTGTCAGCTGCACAATTTCCCAATCTGGTTTTAGCTGTGAGAGTCAGACCATTTGAACACAGGATCTGGGCTACCTCAACTTGTGAGCTTCAAGCAAAAGCTTGATTACAATGAATGAAATGTAGAAGAGCTTCAAGCTATCAGTCTTCTGTAGTTAATTTCATAACATAGGCCTTATGT encodes:
- the LOC126787906 gene encoding calpain-type cysteine protease DEK1 translates to MEGDERHVLLACVISGTLFSVLGSASFSILWLVNWRPWRIYSWIFARKWPDILHGPQLDIVCGFLSISAWILVISPVLVLIIWGSWLVVILDRHIIGLAVIMAGTALLLAFYSIMLWWRTQWQSSRAVAILLLLAVALLCAYELCAVYVTAGSKASQRYSPSGFFFGVSAIALAINMLFICRMVFNGNGLDVDEYVRKAYKFAYSDCIEVGPVACLPEPPDPNELYPRQSNRASHLGLLYLGSLVVLLVYSILYGLTAKDARWLGAITSAAVIILDWNMGACLYGFELLNSRVAALFVAGTSRIFLICFGVHYWYLGHCISYAVVASVLLGASVSRHLSVTNPLAARRDALQSTVIRLREGFRKKEQNSSSSSSEGCGSSMKCSSSVEAGCLGNVVEASNRSTTQSTVDANNWSNVLLRTASSHEGLNSDKSIDSGRPSIALCSSSCRSVIQEPEVGTSYTDKNCDQNSTLVVCSSSGLESQGCESSASNSANQQTLDLNLTFALQERFNDPRITSMLKKRGRPGDLELVNLLQDKGLDPNFAMMLKEKSLDPTILALLQRSSLDADRDHRDNTDITLADSNSVENGLPNQISLSEELRLHGLEKWLQLSRLVLHHVVGTPERAWVLFSFVFILETIAVAIVRPKIIKIINATHQQFEFGFAVLLLSPVVCSIMAFLRSLQAEEMTMTSKPRKYGFVAWLLSTCVGLLLSFLSKSSVLLGLSLTVPLMVACLSVAIPTWNRNGYQFWVPQSHSAGPAGNHQIHGTKEGVVLVFCTVLFTGSVFALGAIVSAKPLDDLGYKGWTGEQKSFTSPYASSVYIGWAMASAIALVVTGVLPIVSWFATYRFSLFSAVCVGIFTVVLVSFSGASYIEIVKSRDDEVPTKGDFLAALLPLICIPAFLSLCSGLYKWKDDNWKLSRGVYIFVTIGLLLLLGAISALIVVVSPWTIGVSFLLVLLMIVLAIGAIHHWASNNFYLTRAQTFFVCFLAFLLALAALLVGWFEDKPFVGASVGYFLFLFLLAGRALTVLLSPPIVVYSPRVLPVYVYDAHADCAKNVSAAFLVLYGIALATEGWGVVASLKIYPPFAGAAVSAITLVVSFGFAFSRPCLTLKMMEDAVHFLSKETVVQAIARSATKTRNALSGTYSAPQRSASSAALLVGDPTIMRDRAGNFVLPRADVMKLRDRLRNEELVAGSFFGRMRYGRTFRHEPTSSIDHRREMCAHARILALEEAIDTEWVYMWDKFGGYLLLLLGLTAKAERVQDEVRLRLFLDSIGFADLSAKKIKKWMPEDRRQFEIIQESYLREKEMEEELLMQRREEEGKGKERRKALLEKEERKWKEIEASLISSIPNAGSREAAAVAAAVRAVGGDSVLDDSFARERVSNIARRIRTAQLTRRALQTGISGAVCVLDDEPTTSGRHCGQIDSSICQSQKISFSIAVMIQPVSGPVCLFGTEFQKKVCWEILVAGSEQGIEAGQVGLRLITKGDRQTTVAKEWSISATSIADGRWHLVTMTIDADLGEAACYLDGGFDGYQTGLPLHVGNTIWEQGTEVWVGVRPPTDMDAFGRSDSEGAESKMHIMDVFLWGRCLTEDDIAALHAAVGSADTSMIDFPEDAWQWADSPSRLDEWDSDPADVDLYDRDDVDWDGQYSSGRRRRSERDGVLVDMDSFARRFRKPRIETQEEINQRMLSVELAVKEALSARGETNFTDQEFPPNDQSLFLDSENPPSKLQVVSEWMRPADIVKESRLGARPCLFSGAVNPSDVCQGRLGDCWFLSAVAVLTEVSRISEVIITPEYNEEGIYTVRFCIQGEWVPVVVDDWIPCESPGKPAFATSRKGNELWVSLLEKAYAKLHGSYEALEGGLVQDALVDLTGGAGEEIDMRSAQAQIDLASGRLWSQLLRFKQEGFLLGAGSPSGSDVHISSSGIVQGHAYSLLQVREVDGHKLIQIRNPWANEVEWNGPWSDSSPEWTDRMKHKLKHIPQSKDGIFWMSWQDFQIHFRSIYVCRIYPPEMRYSVHGQWRSYSAGGCQDYETWHQNPQFRLRATGPDASFPIHVFITLTQGVSFSRTVAGFRNYQSSHDSMMFYIGMRILKTRGRRAAYNIYLHESVGGTDYVNSREISCEMVLDPDPKGYTIVPTTIHPGEEAPFVLSVFTKASITLEAL